The Spinacia oleracea cultivar Varoflay chromosome 2, BTI_SOV_V1, whole genome shotgun sequence DNA segment TTGCAGGCGTGGAGACCATGTTTGCTGATTTGGGACATTTTTCAGCTTGTTCAATTAAGGTATCTCTTGCATTCTGTTTTGCACTTCCTGCATATCTTGTGAATGGATTGTAACACATTGATAGTTCACATTTTCCAGACAGCATTTACTTTTCTGGTTTACCCTTGTTTGGTTTTGGCTTATATGGGTGAGGCTGCCTTCCTGTCTTGTCATAATGAAGATATTCAGAGGAGCTTCTACAAAGCTATTCCAGGTTAAATTTACTTACTGTTCCTGTTCAAGTCTCACAGATTTGAAACTTTGTTTTATTAAAGTTATATTCCATCTTGTTTTGCAATAGAACCAGTATTCTGGCCGGTTTTCATAGTGGCTACATTTGCGGCGGTAGTAGAACCAGTATTCGGTCTGGAAAGGTAACCTTTCTTACTGTGATATTTTGCATTCTTGTCTCCAAAAACAAACTATAAATAACTATTTTGTAGTGGAGCATTCAGATCTCTTGGGAATTTTTTAGCAAGTccttcatgttggctttaataAGTTCCCTCTTGTGCTTTGTCTAGCCTATTTTATATCCAAAATGGTGAGAAACTCTTGCAATACTGCGTAGGGTATGCCTTGTTGCTTTActgttgtgacttgtgagca contains these protein-coding regions:
- the LOC110805533 gene encoding potassium transporter 1-like, whose amino-acid sequence is MFADLGHFSACSIKTAFTFLVYPCLVLAYMGEAAFLSCHNEDIQRSFYKAIPEPVFWPVFIVATFAAVVEPVFGLER